The following coding sequences lie in one Calditerrivibrio sp. genomic window:
- a CDS encoding methyl-accepting chemotaxis protein has protein sequence MSRFKFNIGLKFKILFPVLTGIILLLAINIYSRFKSFNETLIKNVNTEISGINKTFNGLVDENLNALKKAVELVASNQEYAKYAAEGNREALLKVLGNYYKNIKQDIRQFQFHTKDAKTILRFHKPEHFGDDLSSFRKTVVKANHIKAPVLGLEVGVGGPGLRVVYPVFYNGEHVGSVEFGGEIDSILEKIQKHYAIDYAVGIKEDAFVKAKRKDSDKDIKKSGIVYYTYRGELIKDILNAYVSDNFYTIKGSKFYIAKIALKDFSGEDIGHILVAKNYTQYINEALAQFYTSITIMILLGILIIVALLISVHTIIKTIKNFHEIARELAQGEGDFSKRIPQKYADFTKVTGIKDENILNKLSNKPCWVSIGDFAVERICPLLKDGKVSCCEDCRMFNAHCSDEVCQMTTWFNIFLETTERSFLNIMKKITGVVESAPIMWQSVYRVTEANDKNTEMAIQTATAGEEMSSTIHEISNGVDEMTNKSNKTQNLALEGSSLVAESTTYSDEVQNAITKLKDNIKELINNANKIGAVVGVINDISEQTNLLALNAAIEAARAGEHGRGFAVVADEVRKLAEKTQKSTKEIEHMIREMQFKVKNVGKDVENSSASVQKQYEIAQKTQDGFNVILSSIEELNHTIISISKALEEQTKATSEIAQSMTTISESSSHTKTIMSDLTGKIQTLLSEASNVVSMLNSYKYSAKGVAFIKAKLAHIEFMNRLYDAIVFRKTYEVVDHRHCNFGMFYYSDGIKEFGHDYDFKAIEPYHIKVHELGRKAMECIKTGRFDLAFETMKEMEQPLQTLKKHLDNLINRYM, from the coding sequence ATGAGTAGGTTTAAATTCAACATAGGTCTTAAATTCAAAATCCTTTTTCCCGTCTTAACGGGTATTATACTTCTTTTAGCCATCAACATTTACAGCAGATTCAAAAGTTTTAACGAAACCCTTATTAAGAATGTAAACACTGAGATAAGTGGAATAAACAAAACCTTTAACGGTCTGGTAGATGAAAACCTGAATGCGCTAAAAAAAGCAGTTGAACTCGTAGCATCCAATCAGGAATACGCAAAATATGCTGCAGAAGGTAATAGGGAGGCCCTTTTAAAAGTTTTAGGTAATTACTACAAAAATATAAAACAAGATATTAGACAGTTCCAATTTCACACAAAAGATGCCAAAACTATTTTAAGATTCCATAAACCTGAACATTTTGGCGACGATTTAAGTTCATTTCGAAAAACTGTTGTAAAAGCAAACCATATAAAGGCACCAGTTTTAGGCTTGGAAGTGGGTGTAGGGGGACCAGGTCTTCGAGTTGTGTATCCTGTTTTTTATAACGGTGAACATGTAGGTAGCGTAGAATTTGGGGGTGAAATCGATTCCATCTTAGAAAAGATACAAAAGCATTACGCCATAGACTATGCAGTGGGGATTAAAGAAGATGCTTTTGTAAAAGCAAAACGCAAAGATTCCGACAAGGATATCAAAAAGTCCGGTATAGTTTATTACACATACAGAGGTGAACTAATCAAAGATATATTAAACGCCTACGTTTCAGACAATTTTTATACCATAAAAGGATCAAAGTTTTATATAGCCAAGATTGCCCTTAAAGACTTTTCCGGTGAAGATATAGGCCATATTCTTGTTGCTAAAAATTATACCCAATATATAAATGAAGCTTTAGCTCAATTTTACACCTCAATTACCATCATGATCCTTTTGGGGATTTTGATTATAGTTGCATTGCTTATATCGGTACATACAATAATAAAAACCATAAAAAATTTCCACGAAATTGCAAGAGAATTAGCTCAAGGTGAAGGAGATTTCTCAAAAAGAATCCCCCAAAAATATGCCGACTTTACTAAAGTAACAGGTATAAAAGATGAAAATATTTTAAACAAGTTATCAAATAAACCTTGCTGGGTCAGTATAGGAGATTTTGCTGTCGAAAGGATCTGCCCATTGCTCAAAGATGGCAAAGTATCTTGCTGTGAAGATTGTAGGATGTTTAACGCCCATTGTTCAGACGAAGTCTGCCAAATGACTACCTGGTTTAATATCTTTTTAGAAACAACAGAAAGAAGTTTTCTTAATATTATGAAAAAAATAACTGGGGTTGTTGAGTCCGCACCTATAATGTGGCAATCTGTTTATAGAGTGACAGAGGCAAATGATAAAAACACCGAAATGGCAATACAAACCGCCACCGCTGGAGAAGAGATGTCCAGCACCATACATGAGATATCAAACGGTGTTGATGAAATGACCAATAAATCCAACAAAACCCAAAACCTCGCCCTTGAGGGTAGCAGCCTGGTAGCTGAATCCACTACGTACTCAGATGAAGTACAAAATGCCATTACAAAGTTAAAGGATAACATAAAAGAGTTGATTAATAACGCCAATAAGATAGGTGCCGTGGTAGGGGTCATAAATGATATATCCGAACAAACCAACCTATTGGCACTAAATGCAGCTATTGAAGCAGCAAGAGCAGGTGAGCATGGTAGAGGTTTTGCTGTTGTTGCAGATGAGGTGAGAAAACTTGCCGAAAAAACACAAAAATCCACCAAAGAGATAGAACACATGATCCGGGAGATGCAGTTTAAGGTCAAGAATGTAGGTAAAGATGTGGAAAACTCATCTGCCTCAGTACAAAAACAGTACGAAATCGCCCAAAAAACCCAGGATGGTTTCAACGTAATATTGTCATCTATTGAAGAACTTAATCACACCATAATATCCATCTCAAAAGCATTAGAGGAACAAACCAAAGCCACATCAGAAATAGCCCAAAGTATGACCACAATCTCCGAATCATCATCCCACACTAAAACTATTATGTCCGATCTAACTGGAAAGATCCAAACACTACTTTCTGAAGCCTCCAATGTCGTCTCCATGTTAAATTCTTACAAATACAGTGCAAAAGGGGTTGCATTTATAAAGGCAAAATTAGCCCATATCGAATTTATGAATAGGCTTTATGATGCTATTGTATTTAGAAAAACTTACGAAGTAGTTGATCATAGACATTGTAATTTTGGTATGTTTTACTACTCCGATGGTATTAAGGAATTTGGCCATGACTACGATTTTAAAGCGATAGAACCATACCATATCAAAGTTCATGAACTCGGTAGAAAAGCTATGGAATGTATAAAGACAGGTCGGTTTGACCTTGCTTTTGAAACGATGAAGGAGATGG